A single Nicotiana tabacum cultivar K326 chromosome 5, ASM71507v2, whole genome shotgun sequence DNA region contains:
- the LOC107816588 gene encoding V-type proton ATPase 16 kDa proteolipid subunit encodes MSTFAGDETAPFFGFLGAAAALVFSCMGAAYGTAKSGVGVASMGVMRPELVMKSIVPVVMAGVLGIYGLIIAVIISTGINPKTKSYYLFDGYAHLSSGLACGLAGLSAGMAIGIVGDAGVRANAQQPKLFVGMILILIFAEALALYGLIVGIILSSRAGQSRAE; translated from the exons ATGTCGACTTTCGCCGGAGATGAAACTGCTCCTTTCTTCGGCTTCCTTGGCGCCGCCGCCGCCCTCGTTTTCTCCT GTATGGGGGCAGCTTATGGAACAGCGAAGAGTGGTGTTGGAGTGGCGTCAATGGGAGTGATGAGACCTGAGTTGGTGATGAAATCTATTGTGCCAGTGGTTATGGCTGGTGTGTTAGGTATCTATGGGTTGATTATTGCTGTGATCATCAGTACTGGGATTAATCCCAAAACGAAGTCGTATTACCTATTTGATGGCTATGCTCATCTCTCCTCTGGTCTTGCTTGTGGTCTTGCTGGCCTTTCTGCTGGAATGGCTATTGGTATTGTTGGTGATGCTGGTGTTAG GGCTAATGCACAACAACCTAAGCTTTTCGTTGGGATGATCCTCATTCTCATTTTCGCTGAAGCTTTGGCTCTTTATGGGCTTATTGTTGGCATTATCTTGTCTTCCCGAGCTGGGCAGTCTAGAGCTGAGTGA